Proteins encoded together in one Acholeplasma hippikon window:
- a CDS encoding DUF951 domain-containing protein, with the protein MIYTLGQIIETKKPHVCGNSSWEITRTGVDIKIKCVQCGREIMISKIELDKKIKNK; encoded by the coding sequence ATGATTTATACATTAGGACAAATCATTGAAACAAAAAAACCCCATGTTTGTGGGAATAGTTCTTGGGAAATTACAAGAACTGGTGTAGATATTAAGATTAAATGTGTCCAATGTGGACGCGAAATCATGATATCTAAAATAGAATTAGATAAGAAAATAAAGAACAAATAG
- the mnmG gene encoding tRNA uridine-5-carboxymethylaminomethyl(34) synthesis enzyme MnmG gives MIYDGLIVGAGHAGVEAALAMARMNLNTILITGNLEKVATLPCNPSIGGPAKGIVVREIDALGGQMAKSADMAQIQMKMLNSSKGPAVRALRAQIDKLEYPKIMLDVLKKQENLTLLEGLVDQLLVKDGEVYGVRMQDGSEILSKTVTITTGTYLASQILIGHEKTPSGPHGEKTTYGISAQLKELGFNVIRLKTGTPPRIAKDSIDYRVATPQPGDAKLQTFSFDSPITELGYQEDCYLIHTSPETKEIIFNHLDDSAMYGGVVEGVGPRYCPSIEDKFVRFKDKERHQIFLEPESRSLDEIYVQGFSTSMPRDVQEKMIKSLPGLENARIIRYAYAIEYDAINPNQLYRSLETKVIKNLFCAGQINGTSGYEEAACQGLMAGINAGLKVQGKAPLVLGRNEAYIGVLIDDLITKGTYEPYRLLTSRAEHRLLLRHDNADLRLREYGYQIGLVTEEQYQRFNHKKETIANLIQIAKTTRISPTEETLNYLSSMNSAPIYEGVFIYDLLKRPELGVETLKYFMKLDVSDDIYEQVEIHIKYQGYIDKAAREAEKLTRFESRHIPEDIEYKSIQNISSEAREKLTKVRPETLGQASRILGVNPADISVLMVYLESRQ, from the coding sequence ATGATTTATGATGGATTAATTGTTGGGGCTGGACACGCAGGTGTTGAAGCTGCTCTAGCTATGGCAAGAATGAACTTAAATACAATTTTAATTACAGGTAACCTGGAGAAGGTTGCCACTTTGCCATGTAATCCGTCGATTGGTGGACCAGCAAAGGGTATTGTTGTAAGAGAAATTGATGCATTAGGTGGCCAAATGGCTAAATCTGCAGATATGGCACAAATCCAAATGAAGATGTTAAACTCTTCTAAGGGTCCAGCAGTCAGAGCTTTACGTGCTCAAATTGATAAATTAGAATATCCAAAAATTATGTTGGATGTTTTAAAGAAACAAGAAAATTTAACTTTACTAGAAGGCTTAGTTGATCAATTACTTGTTAAAGATGGAGAAGTTTACGGTGTCAGAATGCAAGACGGTTCTGAAATTCTCTCTAAAACAGTCACGATTACAACAGGTACATATTTAGCAAGCCAAATATTAATTGGACATGAAAAAACACCTAGTGGACCACATGGTGAAAAAACAACTTATGGTATTTCAGCACAATTAAAAGAATTAGGATTTAATGTAATCAGATTAAAAACTGGTACACCTCCTAGAATTGCTAAAGATTCAATTGATTATCGTGTTGCAACACCACAACCAGGAGATGCAAAACTTCAAACATTCTCATTTGACTCACCTATTACGGAATTAGGTTATCAAGAAGATTGTTATTTAATTCATACATCACCTGAAACCAAAGAAATTATTTTTAACCATTTAGATGATTCAGCGATGTACGGTGGTGTCGTTGAAGGTGTTGGACCAAGATATTGCCCCTCAATTGAAGATAAATTTGTTAGATTTAAAGACAAAGAACGCCATCAAATTTTCTTAGAACCCGAATCAAGAAGTCTAGATGAAATTTATGTACAAGGTTTTTCAACATCGATGCCAAGAGATGTTCAAGAAAAGATGATTAAATCATTACCTGGTTTAGAAAATGCAAGAATTATTCGATATGCATATGCAATTGAATATGATGCGATTAATCCAAACCAACTTTATCGTTCATTAGAAACCAAAGTCATTAAGAACCTATTTTGCGCTGGCCAAATTAATGGTACTTCAGGTTATGAAGAAGCAGCATGTCAAGGTTTAATGGCTGGAATCAATGCAGGATTAAAAGTACAAGGTAAAGCACCACTCGTTTTAGGACGCAATGAGGCTTACATTGGCGTATTAATTGATGATTTAATCACTAAAGGAACATATGAACCATATCGCTTACTAACATCTAGAGCAGAACATCGATTACTTTTAAGACATGATAATGCGGATTTAAGACTAAGAGAATATGGTTACCAAATTGGATTAGTAACAGAAGAACAATATCAAAGATTCAATCATAAAAAAGAAACAATAGCAAATTTGATTCAAATTGCAAAAACAACTAGAATCTCACCAACAGAAGAAACATTAAATTATTTATCAAGTATGAATTCTGCACCAATTTATGAAGGCGTATTTATCTATGATTTATTAAAACGTCCAGAATTAGGTGTGGAAACACTAAAATACTTTATGAAATTAGATGTATCAGATGACATTTACGAACAAGTTGAAATTCATATCAAGTATCAAGGATATATTGATAAAGCGGCTAGAGAAGCAGAAAAATTAACTCGTTTTGAATCAAGACATATCCCAGAAGATATTGAATACAAATCAATTCAAAATATTTCATCTGAAGCAAGAGAAAAATTAACGAAGGTTAGACCGGAAACACTAGGACAAGCATCAAGAATTTTAGGTGTTAACCCAGCGGATATTTCCGTGTTAATGGTTTATTTAGAGTCACGTCAATGA
- the tkt gene encoding transketolase, whose amino-acid sequence MNKDQLAINTIRFLGVDAINAANSGHPGIVIGAAPMAHTLFTKHLNIYPKNKSWINRDRFVLSAGHGSALLYALNHLSGYKISLADLKNFRNYPGITPGHPEYGHTEGVEATTGPLGQGISNAVGMAIAEAHLAAKFNQEGFNIIDHYTYVLCGDGDLQEGVALEAISLAGHLGLGKLIVLYDSNDIQLDGKTSLAISDDVKKKFEAQGWQYIKVNDGEDIAKVNQAIIKAKKELNKPTIIEVKTIIGRGTSNEGTSKVHGSPIGEAEASKLREKLGYTYAPFEVAKEVYSLYKSKVFNRGKKAFNEWEKMFASYEVAFPALAKEFKQYLSGEFNLDFSSLVFAEGSKDATRNMLGKALDLASKLNGNIIGGSADLTSSTKAKGADGNFLKDSYIGRNINFGVREHAMGAVVNGINLHGGLRSFSGAFFVFSDYMKPTLRLAAMMHLPSLFIFSHDSVAVGEDGPTHEPIEQLVGLRSIPNLGVIRPADGTETISALEIALSRKNKPTAIITSRQNVRNLATTSKEGVAKGAYIVDKENVKLDGILLAAGSEVELAIETKAILKEKGYDIRVVSMPSHDEFLDQDKAYQMSILPKGVKTLAIEMGSSYSWYRFTEHVMGIDTYGLSAAQNKVVEHFGFVPEIVAEKFVGIME is encoded by the coding sequence ATGAATAAAGATCAACTTGCTATTAATACGATTCGTTTTTTAGGAGTGGATGCAATTAACGCTGCAAACAGTGGGCATCCTGGTATCGTGATTGGTGCTGCACCAATGGCACATACATTATTTACTAAACATTTAAATATTTATCCAAAAAATAAGTCATGGATTAACCGTGATAGATTCGTTTTATCAGCAGGTCACGGCTCAGCGTTACTTTATGCTTTAAACCATTTATCAGGATATAAAATTTCATTAGCAGATTTAAAGAACTTTAGAAATTACCCAGGAATTACACCTGGTCATCCTGAATATGGTCATACAGAAGGCGTAGAAGCAACAACTGGACCGCTTGGACAAGGTATTTCAAATGCAGTAGGTATGGCAATTGCTGAAGCGCATTTAGCAGCTAAGTTCAATCAAGAAGGATTTAATATCATTGATCACTATACATATGTTTTATGTGGCGATGGAGACTTACAAGAAGGTGTTGCGTTAGAAGCAATTTCTTTAGCGGGTCACCTAGGCTTAGGAAAATTAATTGTATTATATGATTCAAATGATATTCAATTAGATGGAAAAACAAGTTTAGCTATCTCTGATGATGTTAAGAAGAAGTTTGAAGCACAAGGATGGCAATACATTAAAGTTAATGATGGTGAAGATATTGCTAAAGTTAACCAAGCAATTATTAAAGCGAAAAAAGAATTAAACAAACCAACCATCATTGAAGTAAAAACAATCATTGGTCGCGGAACATCAAATGAAGGCACTTCAAAAGTTCACGGATCTCCAATTGGAGAAGCAGAAGCAAGTAAACTAAGAGAAAAATTAGGATATACTTATGCACCGTTTGAAGTAGCTAAAGAAGTATATAGTTTATACAAGTCAAAAGTATTTAATCGTGGTAAAAAAGCATTCAATGAATGGGAAAAGATGTTTGCTTCATATGAGGTAGCTTTCCCAGCATTAGCAAAAGAATTTAAACAATATTTATCAGGAGAATTTAATTTAGATTTCAGCAGTTTAGTTTTTGCTGAAGGATCAAAAGATGCAACAAGAAACATGCTTGGAAAAGCACTAGACTTAGCATCTAAATTAAATGGAAACATTATTGGAGGTTCAGCAGACTTAACTTCTTCAACAAAGGCAAAAGGTGCTGATGGAAACTTCCTAAAGGATAGTTATATTGGTAGAAATATTAACTTTGGTGTAAGAGAGCATGCAATGGGTGCTGTTGTTAATGGTATTAATTTACATGGTGGATTAAGATCGTTTTCAGGTGCATTCTTCGTTTTCTCTGATTACATGAAGCCAACATTACGTTTAGCTGCAATGATGCATTTACCATCACTATTCATCTTCTCACACGATTCAGTAGCGGTTGGTGAAGATGGACCAACACATGAACCAATTGAACAATTAGTTGGGTTAAGAAGCATTCCTAATTTAGGAGTTATTCGTCCTGCAGACGGTACAGAAACAATTTCAGCGTTAGAAATTGCATTATCAAGAAAGAATAAACCAACTGCAATCATTACATCACGTCAAAATGTTCGTAACTTAGCAACAACTTCTAAGGAAGGCGTGGCAAAAGGAGCTTATATCGTTGATAAAGAAAATGTGAAATTAGACGGAATTTTACTTGCTGCAGGTAGTGAAGTAGAATTAGCAATCGAAACTAAAGCAATCTTAAAAGAAAAAGGGTATGATATTAGAGTTGTATCTATGCCATCTCATGATGAATTCTTAGATCAAGATAAAGCATACCAAATGAGTATCTTACCAAAAGGTGTGAAGACATTAGCAATTGAAATGGGATCAAGTTATTCTTGGTATCGTTTTACAGAACACGTGATGGGAATTGATACATACGGTTTATCAGCAGCTCAAAATAAAGTTGTTGAACATTTCGGATTCGTTCCGGAAATTGTAGCGGAAAAATTTGTAGGTATAATGGAGTAA
- the rsmG gene encoding 16S rRNA (guanine(527)-N(7))-methyltransferase RsmG, protein MNSHLIEKALKIKLNQDQIEKFQKYYKHLVDFNTHTNLTRITDEKEVYIKHFLDSVLISNLVDFNEINTICDMGAGAGFPSVPLLIVFPHLKVTIVESQIKRVKFLNELQEILGITFEVVHERAEVYAKNNLNKFDCVTARALGELNLILEYGIPMLKVNGYFIAPKGSKYQEEIAHAQNALKVLQSEIVKISTFDLIEESGFRANILIKKRAHVSGYPREYARIVKKPL, encoded by the coding sequence ATGAATAGTCATTTAATTGAAAAAGCGTTAAAAATCAAATTAAATCAAGATCAAATTGAAAAATTCCAAAAGTATTACAAGCATTTAGTGGACTTTAATACACATACAAATTTAACAAGAATTACAGATGAAAAAGAAGTTTACATTAAACATTTTTTAGATTCAGTCTTAATTTCAAATTTAGTGGATTTTAATGAGATTAATACAATATGCGATATGGGAGCGGGAGCTGGATTTCCATCCGTTCCTCTCTTAATTGTATTTCCACATTTGAAAGTTACAATTGTTGAATCTCAAATCAAACGTGTAAAGTTTTTAAATGAATTGCAAGAAATTTTGGGAATCACTTTTGAAGTTGTTCACGAAAGAGCAGAAGTTTATGCTAAAAATAATTTAAACAAGTTTGATTGTGTCACAGCGAGAGCACTTGGCGAACTTAATTTAATTTTAGAATATGGCATACCAATGCTAAAAGTTAATGGATATTTCATTGCACCAAAAGGATCTAAATATCAAGAAGAAATTGCTCATGCCCAAAATGCTTTAAAGGTGCTCCAATCAGAAATTGTGAAAATTTCGACATTTGATTTAATTGAGGAATCTGGCTTTAGAGCTAATATTTTAATAAAAAAGCGCGCGCACGTGAGTGGATACCCACGCGAGTACGCGCGTATAGTAAAAAAACCTTTATAA